The following DNA comes from Diadema setosum chromosome 20, eeDiaSeto1, whole genome shotgun sequence.
TAGGATGTCAGTGCACCTACCCTACGACTAATCACCAGTCATCCCATTTTACTTCGCTATCAAGGCCTCGCTGAAGCCTCTTGATTAATTCTTGACTGTTGACTTCACTTGAAATTACTCTGTTTGTTGAGGCATCAACATCTGCATCATCTGAAAGGGTTTTGACAGCTGAGCGTGGAAGATTGAACGGATTACTATGGTTTCCCTTCCTAATTCTTGCACTACGACGGAGAAGGTATGGAGAATGATGACATTCATCACTATACAAGTACCACTTTTGTCTACCAGAGGATCATTAGGATACCTTCCTACTACCACTAGATCTGGCCAGGAAGAAGAACTGGAGTCATCTGATGTGACATCTGCTTTTGGGCGTGTGTGGGCCCGACATGCCTTTCTTCGCCTGCTGGGAGGGGCTGGATCCCATCCCTGGCTGGTGGGACACTCTGCGATGGACAGTCCGTTGATCGCCGGCGCCGTCTGCTCTCTCTACGACATACACTGCTCCGTCCCCGGGACGAGAACCAACCTTATACACATTGGGTTGCCATTCATCTGCAATCTTATGTCTGCCTTGTGGGTGGTTTTTTAGGTACACCCTAGTTCCTATTCTTGGGTGTCTCTCTCTAGCAGTTTTGTCAAATTGTGACTTCCGATTGTCGGCCTCTTGGATGAGCTTCTCCCCTGCCTTTTGGTACGCCCAGTGAAGAACCTCAGTATGGTCGGCAACCCAGTCATGAACATTGGCGAAGTCTTTGTGTGCTTTCTCTCCTAACAGGAAGTCAACTGGGAGTTTGGGATCCCTTCCAAACATAAGGTAGAATGGGGTGAAACCTGTAGAAGAGTGAGTGTTGGCATTGTATGCATACAGGACTTCTGGGAGGAACTCTGACCACTTACGTTTCTTCTCAGGAGGGAGTGTCTTGAGGAGATCATGTGGTGTCCTATTAAATCGTTTTGCCTGGCCATTTCCTTCAGGATGGTATGGAGTGGTATGAGACTTGTGTACTCCATACTGCTTGCATAGAGAGTGAATAAGTACCgattcaaaattctgaccctgGTCCGAGTGGATTCTCTGAGGCACCCCAAACTTGCTGAACCACTCTCTCATGAGAACCTTCACTGTTGTTTCTGCGGTTTGATTTCTTGTCGGTATGGTTAATGAGCACAattgtattttgaaagtacATTAGTCATGACAAGGACATTCTCCCTGCCTGTTGAGTCGGGTTCCAGCATTGTGAAGTCCACCAAGCAACTCATTTGGGCGAGTTGCTATCATACCTCTGAGTGGCTCATGAATTTTTGGTGGGTTCTTGGCTTTAGTGCAGCGATCACATTGGGCACACCATTCAGTAACATGATTTGTCATCCTAGGCCAGTAACAGCGGCTCCTAACCAGGCTTGTTGTTCTCTTCACGGCCTGGTGTCCTGCTTGATCATGGCAAGCCTTCAGCACATCACCGACCAGGACCTGGGGTAACAGTAACTGCCAATGTCGTCCTTCCTCGCACACACGATAAAGCAGCCCGTCTTTCTCCCTCACCTTATCCATTTGCCTCAGCAGGAGGATCACATCTTCCTGCTCGCTAGCCCTCTGCTCAGCATCAGGTTTCCTACCTTGCTCCCAGTAATAGCGCAGACGGCTTATGGCTGCGTCCCGCTGCTGGAACAACTGTAGTTGGTTGTGTGTGTAGTTTGGGAATGGCGCCTGTGTACTGCTGTCGTCTATATTCCCCCATGCACTCTGGGCATTAGACTCGGCTGTGGTATGTTTCAAGTCATCTGGTAACCGGGTAACTCCAACCATCTCGCAGCAGGTCTGTGAACCGTCTGTGTTCCCGTCTGGGAGGTGTGGTCTGCGAGATAACCCATCTTGCTGTTGAAAAAGCACTGCACCAAGCCCATGAAGACTAGCATCAACCTCCATTTCAAACGGTTTTGTGAAGTCTGCAAACCCCAGCACTGGCGGTGAACACAGAGCACACTTCCGCTCTTCAAAAGCCTCCTGATCTGCATTCCAGTAGAAGGGAGATGGCTTCTTCAACTTTGACTGGTTCCCTAGCGCAGCAACCAGGCTGTGCAGTGGCCCAGCAATTTGCGAGAACCCTCTCACGAAATGCCTGTAAAAGGAGCAAAACCCCAGGAAGGACCGAAGCTCATGGAGACGTGTTTGGGTTGGCCAGTCCCTTACCGCTGCAATCTTCTCGTGGTCTGTATGTACACCTTCACTATTCACCCGGTTACCCAAGTAGCGCACTTCTGGCTTGAACAGCTCGCATTTCGAGGGTTTTATTTTCAGTCCATGTTGTCGAAGCCTCTCCAAAACTCGATCCAGTCTCTCCAGATGTTGTTCAAAAGTTGAAGAGTATACTAGCAAATCATCCAGGTAGCACAGAAAAGACGAGAAGAATTGGTCCCCAAGACAAGCCTGCATCAGTCGTTGGAAGGTACCTGGAGCGTTGCACAGCCCAAAGGGCATCCGCACAAACTCAAACAATCCAAATGGCGTAGTGAAGCTCGTCTTGTGGCGGTCTCCTTCATCCATTGCTACCTGGTGATATCCTGACAGAAGATCAAGCATTGAGAACCATCGGGCACCATGCAGAGCATCCATTGATACCTCAATTCGGGGAATAGGGTGCACATTCTTCCTTGTCTTTTGGTTCAGTCTCCGATAGTCCATGCAGAGACGAAGGGAACCATCAGATTTACGAACCAAGACAATAGGAGAGGCATATGGACTGGTACTTTCCCTGATGATGTTCTTGTCCAAGAGCTTCCTGAGGTGCTCCCTCACCTCTTCAAGTTGGGATTGGGGAATTCGACGATAAGGCAATCGGACAGGCTCATTGTGTTTAGTTCGGATCTGGTGGGTGACTTTTTCAGTAAAACCGAGATCATCTGATGAGGCGAAGACATCTGCATGCTTCCTTAGGAGAGCTTCTGCCTCTGGTGGATGTCCAGTCCCTCCCAGACCAAGCCTGGAGTGTTGAATAGCCCTTCCTCCTTCACTGTTTGGTCTGGTTCTACGTGGATGGCTACACGCTCACATAGTACACTGTTGTCATCAATCATGGATGTGCGCTGGACAGACCCGATGGGGGTGCGGGCATTGATGAAGATGTCTTCTTCAGTGGTGTTAACCAGCTGAACCCACAGTCGTCCGTTTGGTGTCACAGCAGGATTTAGGGTGATGCCTTTCGGCGTCTGGGTGATTTGGTCTATGACGACTGCTGTCTCTGGGGAACATGTCGGTGCTGTCACTTGAATGATCTGTGCCGACCGAGCAGGAATCGACACTTTCCCTTTACCTGCAACGCACACTAGTCCAATAACATCTCTACACTACTTCCAGGGTTGTTTGCTACTTTGGCACCGATTATAGTTGCCAATGTATTTTCTGGGAGATCTCAAAGAACATTCATCCCAACAAGTACTGGATACCTCAGCCTGTGCTCAACCTTGGTGACAAGGATCCCTCTTTTAGTGATTTTCTTGCCAGCAACTTCAACATCAATCTCGAAGTATCCGGAATACGGGATGGGTGTTCCGTTAGCCGCACTCAGCGAAAGCCAGTTACTTTCTTGCAGGGCTACCCCGGAGAACAATTGCTGAAAAGAGTCCGCTGTGATAGTGGTAACTTGTGAACCAGTATCCACTACAGCCCACAATTCCATCTCACCAATCATTATCTTTGTTGTGGGGCACTTTCCAACAATGTCCCCTAGTCCCCTACTTACTGAGCCCTTCAGTCTTCCTTCTGATGCCACACCCAGTACTTGGCTCTCAGTCCTGGGTGAGATAAGTTTCCCTGATGGGAAGATTGATGGTGCGCTGACACGGATGGTTGACGTGTAGGCGGTTGGGGACATCTCCTGGCATAATGTCCTCATTGGCCACATTGATAGCACTCTATGCTTTTGGGGTCTGCCTGTTGCCGTGGACGAGTGTAACTTTCAGACCTCCCCTCAAGTTTGGCCATCCGAACAGCAATTCCCCCTGCTGGTACTGCATCTTTTCCAGCACCTCCGTCTGGTTTTTGATGGCAGAGGTCAGCTCCTCTACCATCTTACCCATTGCCATCGTTGCGTTTACCTGGCAGGAGGTTCCTGCTTTCCGATAGGGACGGGCgcttctctctccctcatcCATCTCCACAGCCCAGTCCCTGACTTCAAGGAATGAGAGTCCTGGACTGTCCTTGACGAGGCGCCTCACCTCCCTTCTTAACACCATGTCCCGTAGCCCACTTTGGAACTGCTCTTTGAGGGCAGCTTCCACTTCCGGCGCACCTGTCTTGCCCTCCATCTTATCTGCGACTCCCATCAGGGCATATCCAAACTGGGCCACTGACTCCTCCTCTCGCTGCGCTCTGTTGAACAACTGCCGGGTCAGTTGCCCAACAGTCTTCCTGTCTCCGAAGGTGAGCTCCAATGTGCGGAGGATCGACTCAGCATCCTCCTTCTCACCTGCTGGCCGATGGCGGATCTCCTGCCTTGCTGCTCCCTCCAAGTGTGCCATTACATAGTCCAGGGCGCCCTCTCCTTTAAGCTTCCTCAGCTTCATTCCAGCTCGGATGTCCTCATTGAAGTCATCCACGCCATCTGTTCCATCGAAGGGGCGGATCTTTTTCTCCTTGGGTGGAAAGAAAACCTCCCTTCTTTGCAACTCCAGTTTCAGCTTCGCCAGCTCCTCCTGCATCGCCTCCATGGTAGCCATACTCCTGCCCTCTTGTTATTGTTGGGTAATCTCTCAATAGTGGCCAAGCCAACAGATGATTTTGTTAAGTCACAACTTGCCATACCCCATTCGTACTACCAAATGTGAGGGAATGGACAAGATGCGCTCACAAGAAATTACACCAACACAGTATAAATTTATTGGTTCACATCTCTGCTGGgtatattgaccgattcgggtttgttgagggcagcagacattttatggcactgggcgcagccatgagctcaaattgcggtgtctcagccgaccccccctgctctcccccactccccgggcaacatgtttatcgcgcacttgtaacaaaggtttgcgcactaagcaagcattcgcgcacttagtacgagacgcccattggctaaagcaaccatgcatcagtttttcattctgcgcgcgtgctaatgtagggagaggggtggggagtgggaagggggggtcggctgagataccgcgtaatggcgctgcccatgccaaaaatacacatagcgcgtcacagaatcggtcaataggccagatttattttcattctcaacAAAAGAGGGCAGAAGATGCCGCTTACATAACCAATCTAAAGGTTCTCCCTGTCCTCCACAAACATGAACAAATCATCACAACTGGAGTACTTAGTTGTACATCTTGCAGTCACGAGCTCACATAGCAAAATGAGGGTATGAGGACAATGTCAATGCAGTGGCCAGCGTGGGTAAGGGGACAGCTCTTTGTCTCCTTTGATATGGCTGGTCATAAACTTCAGGGTCGCAATAGATACATAGACATTGTTTGGCAATAAACTTCATGGTCACAATAGATGCATGGACATTGCTTGCCCCTTCTTAATCCAATACCCACAGTGCATGTGTTGTAGGAATGGGTAGGGACTAAAATTTATCTCTACCTGTATTCCACATAGAGAGCTACATACTGTATGAGTACAAGGGAGATATGTTATAGTGACTTATAAAAGTAACGCCATATTTCGGGCATCTAATCAAAGTGCTATggctgaaataaaatgaaatgatttaggTGAAAGTGCATTCCCTTACATGTAGGAAATCTAGAAATTTTAAGAAAATTCCTGGAATTTAATCACTTCCTtgaaaaattcttgaaaaactCAAGTTCTGGAAGTGCCTGAAAATGACAAGAAGTTCAAGGCCTGCTTGCTATATACACTGACTAAACACTGGACTCTCCTATTCTTACGCCTCttccacgaagtggtgccggagtcATTTTGTTTTCAGGAGGTCTGTCCGTGGGTTCGTCCTTCTgtcataatcaattttgtgaacaacttACCGGTAACTAAAAAGCTGTTTGAAGTTTAGCGTGTATAGGAGCACGTGCgtagagtcaaaggtcaaaaggtggAGGTCAAATGCTCCCCCATATCCACACAATGTCTGAagtattttcttaaaacttagtgtatacatgtactacaattctccagagagagtttcgggtcatgaggtcatgggtgaaaggtcaaaatgttaaaatttcatgtttttctccgtATCCCTCAAATGGTTCATGGTTTAATGAAACttagtatatgtacatgtactgactgacagtgattatcttgtGAATTTAGTGTCATGGTACTAAGGTCTGCAGAATTTAGCTTGAAACTTGTACCCATGCATTTCCCaacagagattctctgggaagtttcttgccaaaagggctgaggtcaaaggtcaagtgaagtGCTGAATTTTACTTCTTccaccatacatgtacatgtatctcggAAGGGAcccaaggtatcatcatgaaacttattacatttttgtgcatgttctaccttacagtgattctcttgggaattatAGGGTCataaagtcaaaggtcaagggtgaAAGGCCAGATGTAAATGCTAATGTTTTACCATTAAATACTGAAATTACTTTTACTCCATACCTTGAGAATTTACTTACTGCATTGTCTCATAAAAGGGTCAAACTCAAGTAAAAACCCTCGAATTGCCCAAAACCCGACTCTTAAACAATTTTGCCATTCATCCAATCAAgcctagttcaaggaaaataaacattcagcacatttttgACAAATCTGTCATTCTAGCATTTTGCCAGTtatttgaaactgtcatcacattgTGTCAAGACATTGCACTATAGACATGTATTAGGATATATAGTTCGTGCAAACTTCTGGCATGCagaactatttttctttttttgttagtaaatatttcatgtatacattttgtacattcatAAATTAAATATCAATGCTGAAGAATTTTTTGCAGTtctgtataaagaaaattgataACTCATATACTTGTACCAACAGAATTCATAGTGACATGCACTGCAGTATGTACCTCACAAAGTAATGTACCGTAATGGAAGAAAAGCTAAaaatggtacattgtacagtaagaAACTTGTCTAGTGAGGTAGTATTATGAGTAACAGTGAATACACATGTAGTATCAATGTtggcattgttttgtttttagctaaAATCAAGAGAAAGACTGGTCATGAAGAAAAAGATCACATTTGAAAGTGGAATTGAGAGGAACAGACTATTTTGGacatttctttaatctcaattcattcaaggctttttttttaactatcgTGTATCAAACGATAGGCTGATGTAGGTTTGTCTCTGTCATCACATTTACAGTGGTAAATggattgggttttttttttgataaactaGGTAAACACTCAAAGAAATAAAGTGCATTCACATAGTGTTACATGTTGCAGTGATTTTAGATCATGAGCATCTAATGATAGAAATTGGCAGatgtttttcttgttattttttttttcttgatgaacTAGGTAAACACTCAAAGAAATAAAGTGCATTCACATTGTGTTACATGTTGCAGTGATTTTGGATCATAAGTATCAAACAATATTGGTGTCATTGACGGattttttctgtaatttttgttgtttatcagTAATTTCTCGTGTTATCATCCCAAAAATCAAACCATCTCGAACGCTTCAGTGTTCGTTGATGAGACGTGTTATCATGATTAATGTACCTTTTCCAAAATTTGGATTgtcagtacattgtatttcgaTTTCACATTGTAAATCTCTTTGTATGACTTGCATGTAACTTTCATGCAGCTTGGTTGTAAGAATATCAGACAATGATGACCATTCTGCTTATACGTTGCAATCCCCCAGACCTTAATCTTGATGTCACATACCGTTTCATTCTAACTTGATTGCTATACAACTGTGCTGCGTGCGCATGTGTCTTTATGCTGAATTTAATTATGCCATCCTCAAGGAGCTACCAGTATTACATGACTAATGAGGACCGGCTGAAAATGGAAATTAAAGTTTATACAGAAAAGTATATTTCTGGTAATATCAAATGTGTGAGtggtttcattatttttcaaaatttgatgtaTGGAATTAAGAGATGtatattgagagagagagagggagagagagagaaggggatgtgtgtgtgtgtgtgtgtgtgtgtgcaataacTGTATGCATGAATGCAAAAGATCAAGAAAGAGAGGTACAGGTATGAGAAAAGAGGATGACAGCAAAAGAGTGTATGGCATTAATGGCAGTGATGatgaaatacaagaaaattatacatgtaatcagtatcttattatcatcaacataacaataattatgtttcaTACACTTCAAGATTACTACATTAATTTctgaacattaacattttcagaGGTACGAAAAATGTACACTATCTCCATTCCCACTTACCAAGTGACTAAAATGGTTAGCAAAAGTGTCCCAGCAAGTGAAAACAAGTCAAgtgaaacaagaaaatattcCTTTATAGTAAAATGTATGTCCACTTAAGTCCGTGCACTTTTTGTTGCAACACTGTATGCACCATATCTCCTTCACAGCAGAAAAACTAATCTAATACACAGGCaaatgaagacctgaatataagaacgatccaagtccatttttttttttttttttttggccaaattcagtttgacatgggaaattgtagcttatgcatggactcatcttgtgtataatgataaatcctaattacccccggaagtgcctgaaatgaattaGTTAAATCTTTTATTGATGTAAGAAtaaaggacttgggtcatttttacattcatattaaagcgccctctctcatccttctctcatctctataccagaatatcatgtatatgattcaaagaacgacccaagtccatatcacaattatgttaattgtcattatagtataatgttctaatttgtatatacgaTGTTGCATTCCCATCAAAGATCAATAGAATATTACTGGAGAAATAAAAAGGATAGGAagttctgtgtgtgtttttttttttaagtttactcgaaatgcttttccatggacttgggtcgttcttatattcagatactcaattgcCCTAGTGTCCAATTTTGATCTCAAGATGGCGCTAACCATACCTGAAATATTAATGTATGATAACTTGTACACTTTTTCGACTTGACGAGTTTGTGTGGTtgttaatcaaaacaaatctcTATATTTTCGCAATATTTCATTAAGTTGCCACAATATGGTCACAGAACACCAAAAGTTAGAGCACTTTTTTATGTATGCATCTCGCCCTATTGTGCGGAAAATACTCCACGATAGGCAGTAAGAgacaagattttaaaaaaaaaaccggaagGGTAAAAAGAGTGACTCATGCAGAAAGGTGAAGTCGTTTTATTTGTGAAATATCTATAGAATATAGGCAACAatactgttttgttttactttgatttgcTGTTATACAATGTAGGGGCCTAATCATATTCAACAGTCTTTGcgatcatgcattttatttttgtagaaaacaaaatttttgttttgaaaattttgagatTTCCCAAGAGGTTCATGGTCTGCGTCTAGAAGGGAGGCAAAAACTGATGCATGAGTCAAAAGACATGGTTCTAGGCTCCTTGACATAGAAATCGATGACCCGAGAAGAACTGGGCGGGACGTAAATATTAGTGAAGTCGGTTTTTGACACCTCCAAACTTGCGCTTTTCACGAGgacaaagacatattttttttctgttt
Coding sequences within:
- the LOC140244010 gene encoding uncharacterized protein, translating into MREWFSKFGVPQRIHSDQGQNFESVLIHSLCKQYGVHKSHTTPYHPEGNGQAKRFNRTPHDLLKTLPPEKKRKWSEFLPEVLYAYNANTHSSTGFTPFYLMFGRDPKLPVDFLLGEKAHKDFANVHDWVADHTEVLHWAYQKAGEKLIQEADNRKSQFDKTARERHPRIGTRVYLKNHPQGRHKIADEWQPNVYKVGSRPGDGAVYVVERADGAGDQRTVHRRVSHQPGMGSSPSQQAKKGMSGPHTPKSRCHIR